The Carassius auratus strain Wakin unplaced genomic scaffold, ASM336829v1 scaf_tig00216514, whole genome shotgun sequence genome contains the following window.
GTATTATGCATTATGCAAGTCAAATCTTCAAACAAAGCTTTACAAAATAGCTCCTAACATGCACACCCATGTATGGTGTTGTGTATTTCtttgaaatatataatgttttctaaatatttcTGCTTATTCATTAAGTATTGTACAATCTGTCCCTTTGTGCTGATACTTCAACAGAactgacataatttacatttaagaagacaataatgatttattatcttacatatatatatgacatataaaTACCTCTAAGTCCTCCTCTGTTACTTCTGTCAGATCACCAGAAATGCCCATGTTTAGCATCTTGGTCTGAAGATTGAGAAAATGTTTCTCCACATTCTCCCCGCACTGGGGGCTTGAGAAGACAACTGCCATGCTAAACAGAATGTCTTCCATTTCAACCAATGTAGCTGCAGATGTCAACAGGCCAAATACATGCATTGACAGTCGGTAGTTTTTGGGGGAACTGCGAGAAAAAAAGATTCTGGtaagtacagtatatacattttcagaaatgtattttaaactttTCTCACAGATTTGTAATGAgtcaaataaacaattataaatatatttaaaaaccatCTGTTCTATGCAAGAACATCAGGAATCCTTGGcaatataacaatgaaaataattttcctgccaataaagcacatttacgagtatattttcaataatttttgtaGGAATGTCACATGAAAAGGGAGAAGAGCAATGTACCCTTAGAAACCATGtggatgttttaaaataatagagGTTTAATTTTCTTTTGAAGGATAGTTGATGTTTCAGTGAAATCATTGCTTGATAAACATAATGTCTGAGTTAAATAGGACCTTTACTAATGTACACTTACTGTTTTTTACAGAAGACTTTGGCATTCCTCATCACATGGCTCAAGCAACGATGAAGAATAGGAACCTTCATTTTCTCATCCTTCAACTTTCCAGTTACAATGTCATAATAGACTTTGAGCAACTGGCCAAGAGATACTCTACAAAAACTGTAGGCAACAGCCTGAAGTAAAACAAGGGACCCATCACACATAATGAGTACTGGTCTCCCCTGTGATGTTTTTCCAAACAAACGATAATAATCCGTTTGAAATGACTGAAGAAAGTACATCACAGATGAGGTGGTGTGGTCACAAGTTACATAAGTTGCCACAGGAACTGGAGAGGCACCCTTGTTAGGATGCCTTACAACAAGCTCATAAACATAAAATGGGGCTGATCTTCCTTTACCCTTCTGTATGATGCTCCCTGTGGCATCGATGTAAACAACATCAGTTTTACATCGTTGGTGGAACAGACGGATGGAATCTTGTGACCACAGCATCACTCCTCGGGGATGCAAGATAACTTTCTGAAGAACTTTATCAGAATCGGTTCTCTCCTCTACCATTTTCTGAAGGCTGAGTACTTCATTATGATGACGGCGAGCTTTTTTCCTGCTGGTCCATGAGATGTTTTTAAGCACTGCAGGTGTAGGGGCGTTATCCCGACATCCTGACTCGAACACAGTGCTTTCTATTTTTTCGAGATTTTGTAAGTATAGGGCCCTTGGTAGTGTGGACTCTAATTGCTTGGCCAAAATATCCCTTTCATCAGCTCGCACGTGTCGTCTCCTCAGCTCCTCTACACTGTGACACACTTCATCACCTTGAAATGTGATGACTGCTTTCAGGGTACTTTCATGTGCTATTTTGACTTCCACACATACAGGGCAGTCTGTAAATGTACAGTACCCCAAGCAGTGGAAAAGGGGTCCCTTTCGTTTAGATCCCTTTGTCTTCAAATGGTGTCTTTTGAAGGCAATACTGCAGTAGGGGTGTACTGAATATATGCCTTTTGAAATTACATTTGTCCACTGGAGATCTGAGAATTGACACAGCTTTTGCCTGTTACTTAAGTCTGTCCAGATATctctgtttacaaaaaaaaaacaaggatgcCTTGGCAATTTGTGTCTGAAAAAGATGTCATCATTGTTGACATTACTGTCTTCAGATGTTGAGTGAGTATGTGTGCCCATGTCCTGTGAAAgaaaagtttaatttgtatttaaaaaatttaattgaaaaaaaaaaaaatgtataatatctgCTTTACTTTTCATATTAAAGATCTATGTTAAAACAAGGGAGTACATAATCttaataaatttaatacaaaatacagtaactataaaaatgtaaacagtagttgcattttgtatatttaatagtAATTTCTCAAAGACAATAAACATTTGCAGTAAGTTAAGTTGCAGATATGTTATAAGTAGTTTTTAGTAATGAAAGCAAAAGTGTCTTTCTAGAATTACAAAGGTGGCATAGTTTGGTGGTTGGCCAAGGACTTTTAAAACATTGGGGCACAAACATTCTAACTAACTGTTTAATCTACAGGAGCATTTACCTTGGCATGAAGGAGAAATGCACTTTAATTTATTGCCTTCGACACTATACAAATAACTTTGAGATAACTGGGCAGGGCTATGCTGTGAAAAGTTCTTGATAATATAAAACAGGTGAtgaatcaaacattttttaatatataattaatagtcACAACTGTATAAGCTACAAAGAGAACATCCTCAAAGGCATGTGAATTTTGTGCAGAAGTAATAACCTTTGGAGATGGGGAAACAGACTCTCTACTGTCACTGTCAGCATGGTTGCCGTGTAGTTCAAAAGGTGTAATTGGAAAAGTGTTTTGGGAAATCTAAAtcggaaaaaaaaatatctgatgaGAATCTACTTGCATAGGGCCCAATTTACTTAAAGTTAAATGTAGCTTTATTACGTTACAAACCTTCTCTGAGGGTGAACTGGAAATCACAATGTCTCCTCCTTCTTCATTGAAGTTCAGGCCTTCTGCCAGTGCAGGGCTGTCCATACGTGCCCTCTAcagaatatacagtatttttcaaaTGACAGATGATGAATCCAAATAGAATTATCAGCACATATTCACAAGAATGACAAACAATATGGATACATGCTCAAAGGCATGTGAATTTTATGCAGAAGTAATAACCTTTGGAGATGGGCCAACAGGCTCTCCACTGTCACTGTCAGCATGGCTGCCGTGTGGCTCAGAAGGTGTCATTTGAAAAGTGTTTTGGAATTTCTAAATTAAACAGGGCAGCAAACAAACTTTACAGTGATAAATTCTTTACACTGAAGATGTTTAAAAAACAGCAATGACAATGAACTTGCTTTCGACCCAATGAACTTGAAGTTGAATGttgcataattaaaatacaaacctCCTGTAAGGGTGAACTGGAAATCTGTATGTCTCCTTCATTAATCAAATCTCCTTGAGAAGCCTGTGCAAGTCTATCTGTACAAGGTTCCTTGTGAATGAAAAGTATATAAAGACAAGAATGAAAAGTATataaagacatgaatgaaaagTATATAAAGACAAGAATGAAAAGTATATAAAGACAagaataatatatacaattatataaaactttgtaaatacagaaatgtattttcctTCACTTTAACAATCAAAATCAGCCAAAATGTGTTGTTCCCCAACATACTATatgtactgtaatatttttatttgttcattttttttattttttgtaaccttttttttcttcagtttttatgtgttttaaataaagtaaagaaaaataaatatataattaacaacatttttaatgtaaagaaatctctctgggaactccttcaagactgttgaagaccatttcaggtgactacctcttgaagctcatcaagagaatgccaagctgtttcacacttttttgttatgtatataattccatatataattccacatgtgttaattcatagttttgatgccttcaatgtgactacaattttaatagtcatgaagataaagaaaactctttgaatgagaaggtgtgtccaaaatatatatgtatacatataactgtatatatatatatatatatatatatatatatatatatatatatatatatatatatatatatatacgcacacacacacacatacacacacacacacacacacacacacacacacacacatatatatatatatatatatatatatatatatatatatacacccacacacacatacatatatattttttcccttttttatgtAGACATCTATTTATTTAACAACTTTATGTGGAAATAAAGTAATTtctagatagattgatagatatatatatagagagagagagaggaatacacacacacacacacacacacacacacacacatacttaccaGTGATGCGcaggtcaatgtataaacaacctgCACCGACCGATGATTTCAACTAACCCACCCACAACTCAGAacgcaaaaaaaggaaaagaaaatattgtacccgacccgcttcctgacccgcattttttaaaagtagtaaatgctcatcatagcgtcat
Protein-coding sequences here:
- the LOC113098329 gene encoding uncharacterized protein LOC113098329, yielding MDSPALAEGLNFNEEGGDIVISSSPSEKISQNTFPITPFELHGNHADSDSRESVSPSPKDMGTHTHSTSEDSNVNNDDIFFRHKLPRHPCFFFVNRDIWTDLSNRQKLCQFSDLQWTNVISKGIYSVHPYCSIAFKRHHLKTKGSKRKGPLFHCLGYCTFTDCPVCVEVKIAHESTLKAVITFQGDEVCHSVEELRRRHVRADERDILAKQLESTLPRALYLQNLEKIESTVFESGCRDNAPTPAVLKNISWTSRKKARRHHNEVLSLQKMVEERTDSDKVLQKVILHPRGVMLWSQDSIRLFHQRCKTDVVYIDATGSIIQKGKGRSAPFYVYELVVRHPNKGASPVPVATYVTCDHTTSSVMYFLQSFQTDYYRLFGKTSQGRPVLIMCDGSLVLLQAVAYSFCRVSLGQLLKVYYDIVTGKLKDEKMKVPILHRCLSHVMRNAKVFCKKHSPKNYRLSMHVFGLLTSAATLVEMEDILFSMAVVFSSPQCGENVEKHFLNLQTKMLNMGISGDLTEVTEEDLELDMGPTPFQRHFEDIIADAPVQDKGEPNEYYSPTFMPNLVKHFLPQAPLWSALMLGNLSRHGKGPAYQNLSKKFERCCQLDTQNYTSDNKTQGIMEKSQWDLKRVRFQRPQTADKNNWIMGNKQRRNFHQKIQLESPSPEKKKKDSVTKTTSHILNDDTVQALWNLKDTEVVVAVVQSTDKDRKYTLHHRDFKTLQPHNWLNGETIECYFQALLNAKDDGRKIFLFNHYSAGVVVLGERSALSSHSLKKVNFDDYDALIGFFIVNRNHWKFLYLNRNMQKVFVVDPQGNEEEKDSQLAAKRFRQYFKMRQIRHAKTDWVDVEWTHGVLEHTNQEDGYSCGVYVMQMAKEVVEAFPQTPSKILIPSCKRSLAKLRKDMAVTILQASAFDPKEHCSFCGLHSPPGSVGLNTWIQCSKCERWFHFQCVNINKEDLNKFKKRKWFCAVCE